A region from the Arcanobacterium buesumense genome encodes:
- the glgX gene encoding glycogen debranching protein GlgX — protein MTITNMPYPHAPLAQPVCSVPPRLGAHLVDGGVDIAIEAPHATAVWACFVDPDNPSSERQVALNPGMYGIWSGHVEGIQAGQLYGIRADGRWDPAAGHVYNPAKLLLDPYARAVGRSPQLNPALYGYVIDDDGTPHFAERDERDSGAYGPLGVILPYTPAPTSHPYTPWDETVIYEAHIVGLTKTLPGVPEELRGTYAGLGHPATITHLKSLGITAIELLPIHAKMSEPFLTHKGLENYWGYNTLGFFAPEPSYATESSQQAGGQAVLDEVKNMVAALHAAGIEVLLDVVYNHSCEAGTDGVTVSWRGLDSSLYYRHDSANPGAFKDTTGCGNSFDFRRTSVIRMTLDSLRYWVEVIGVDGFRFDLAVTLGREGDNFNPNHPLYSAMATDPVLRTVKLINEPWDVGYGGWRTGQFPVPTADWNDRFRDTLRSFWLSEPAAMLHGGHGSDLRDLATRMAGSADLFGHGRLPGGRGVHASVNFVTAHDGFSLNDLTAYSHKHNDANLEDNRDGSDNNLSWNHGVEGSASEAIMTMRRKSARNLMACLILAAGTPMLTAGDEILKTQHGNNNAYCQNSPLSWLDWELGEHEENMLATTSFLLQLRREHAVFRPTQFFTGSPREGDALRDMEWLDASGNQMQDYTWFDPQARLVQMLRSGRGISRDALVIINGQAQAEQVTLPWGRGTDFELMWASQWERPRDHTEHIAPGGHLTLAPFSVAVLLGGSVES, from the coding sequence GTGACTATTACAAATATGCCATACCCTCATGCTCCGCTCGCACAACCAGTCTGCAGCGTTCCGCCACGATTAGGGGCACATCTAGTTGATGGTGGAGTTGATATTGCTATCGAAGCACCCCATGCAACCGCTGTGTGGGCTTGTTTTGTTGATCCGGACAATCCTAGTTCTGAACGCCAAGTCGCTCTTAACCCTGGTATGTACGGCATATGGTCTGGTCATGTTGAGGGCATCCAAGCTGGTCAACTCTATGGTATTCGTGCTGATGGACGCTGGGATCCAGCCGCCGGTCATGTTTACAATCCAGCAAAGTTGTTACTTGATCCGTATGCGCGTGCGGTGGGGCGATCTCCGCAGTTAAACCCTGCCTTGTATGGATACGTTATTGACGACGACGGCACGCCTCACTTTGCTGAGCGCGACGAACGTGACTCGGGCGCTTATGGCCCACTCGGTGTTATTCTGCCATATACTCCTGCCCCTACTAGTCACCCCTATACTCCGTGGGATGAGACTGTTATTTATGAAGCTCACATTGTGGGGTTGACGAAGACGCTGCCGGGCGTGCCAGAAGAACTACGTGGTACCTATGCTGGCTTAGGCCATCCTGCGACGATTACACACCTGAAATCGTTGGGTATCACCGCAATCGAATTGTTGCCTATTCATGCCAAAATGAGTGAACCATTTTTGACTCATAAAGGCTTGGAGAATTATTGGGGCTACAATACGCTCGGCTTTTTCGCACCCGAGCCCAGTTACGCCACCGAAAGCAGTCAACAAGCTGGCGGGCAAGCGGTTCTTGACGAGGTCAAGAATATGGTGGCCGCGTTGCATGCGGCTGGTATTGAGGTGCTGCTCGACGTCGTCTACAACCATTCGTGTGAAGCTGGGACAGACGGCGTGACGGTTTCCTGGCGGGGGCTTGATTCGTCACTGTACTACCGCCACGATTCAGCTAATCCGGGGGCCTTTAAGGACACCACGGGGTGTGGCAATTCTTTCGATTTCCGCCGCACGTCAGTGATTCGGATGACGTTGGATTCGTTGCGTTACTGGGTTGAAGTAATCGGCGTTGATGGGTTCCGTTTCGATTTGGCGGTGACTTTGGGGCGCGAGGGCGATAATTTCAACCCGAACCATCCGCTCTATAGTGCGATGGCAACCGATCCGGTTCTGCGCACTGTGAAGCTGATTAACGAACCGTGGGATGTGGGTTATGGCGGTTGGCGTACTGGCCAGTTCCCGGTGCCGACGGCGGACTGGAACGATCGGTTCCGTGATACGTTACGTTCGTTTTGGCTTTCGGAGCCGGCTGCAATGCTTCACGGCGGGCACGGTTCTGATTTGCGCGATTTAGCTACCCGCATGGCTGGTTCTGCTGATTTGTTCGGCCACGGCCGACTCCCTGGTGGACGTGGCGTGCATGCCTCGGTGAATTTTGTGACGGCACATGATGGTTTTTCGCTCAACGATTTGACCGCTTATTCGCATAAACATAATGACGCGAATTTGGAGGATAATCGTGACGGTAGCGATAATAATTTGTCGTGGAATCACGGAGTTGAAGGTAGCGCGTCGGAGGCTATTATGACGATGCGGCGTAAATCGGCGCGTAATTTGATGGCGTGTTTGATTTTGGCTGCCGGCACTCCGATGCTCACAGCCGGAGACGAAATCTTGAAAACCCAGCATGGCAACAATAATGCGTACTGCCAGAATTCGCCGCTATCGTGGCTGGATTGGGAGCTTGGCGAACATGAAGAAAACATGTTGGCAACGACGTCGTTCTTGTTGCAGTTGCGCCGGGAACATGCGGTGTTCCGCCCGACCCAGTTCTTTACCGGCAGTCCGCGCGAGGGCGACGCGCTACGTGACATGGAATGGTTGGACGCTTCTGGCAACCAGATGCAGGACTACACGTGGTTTGATCCCCAGGCCCGGTTGGTGCAAATGCTGCGTTCGGGGCGTGGAATAAGTCGCGATGCGTTGGTGATTATTAACGGTCAGGCTCAGGCTGAACAGGTCACGCTTCCGTGGGGACGCGGTACTGATTTTGAGTTGATGTGGGCCAGCCAATGGGAACGCCCACGCGACCACACGGAGCATATTGCCCCCGGTGGGCATCTGACCCTCGCACCGTTCTCGGTGGCGGTATTGCTTGGTGGAAGTGTGGAGAGCTAA
- the nudC gene encoding NAD(+) diphosphatase, which produces MDELTHMYDPLVECWNSNDIGVSPDLVFDEDRARIMLVCDGNIAMQEQEIFWYLGQYDEKELIYLVSDANYDYFVHSLDSAGENLFNSDSRMSDPFVDIRTVTGDISPKNMLLIWGALALSAWHQRAMFCEKCSHPLRSEGWGRRRVCGLGHVVFPRTDPAVIVGVMDSQQRLLVARNSRWQVGRISVLAGFVEPGETFESAVRREVREEVGVELDKVRYLTSQPWPFPGSLMAAFYGTTSDEEVRPDHQEIAEAFFITRQQLRERVALGELSLPPRVSIGRALIEHWLARNDE; this is translated from the coding sequence GTGGATGAACTAACACACATGTATGATCCGTTAGTAGAGTGTTGGAATAGCAATGATATCGGGGTTAGTCCCGATCTGGTATTCGATGAAGATCGAGCCCGAATCATGTTGGTTTGCGACGGCAATATCGCGATGCAAGAACAAGAGATTTTCTGGTATCTCGGTCAATACGATGAAAAGGAGCTGATATATCTAGTCTCCGATGCTAACTATGACTATTTTGTGCATAGTCTTGATAGTGCTGGCGAAAATCTATTCAACAGTGATTCGAGAATGAGTGACCCGTTTGTTGATATTCGTACAGTGACAGGAGATATTTCCCCGAAGAACATGTTACTGATATGGGGTGCGCTGGCACTGAGTGCATGGCACCAGCGAGCTATGTTTTGTGAGAAATGTTCTCACCCGTTACGCTCGGAAGGTTGGGGACGACGACGGGTGTGCGGTTTAGGACATGTTGTTTTTCCGCGTACTGATCCGGCAGTTATTGTGGGAGTTATGGACTCCCAGCAACGCCTACTTGTCGCCCGGAATAGTCGTTGGCAAGTAGGGCGCATTTCGGTATTGGCAGGGTTTGTTGAACCAGGTGAAACATTTGAGTCCGCGGTACGACGTGAAGTGCGGGAAGAAGTTGGGGTGGAACTGGATAAGGTTCGTTACCTTACTTCACAACCTTGGCCTTTTCCTGGGTCACTGATGGCCGCATTTTACGGCACTACCAGCGATGAAGAAGTCAGACCGGATCATCAGGAAATTGCGGAAGCTTTCTTTATTACTCGGCAGCAGCTTCGTGAGCGAGTGGCCTTAGGCGAGTTATCTTTACCGCCGCGTGTATCAATTGGGCGAGCGTTAATTGAGCATTGGCTTGCCCGAAACGACGAATAA
- a CDS encoding ATP-dependent DNA helicase UvrD2 translates to MYADKLLESLDPDQQEVARHVTGPMAVLAGAGTGKTRAITHRIAYAVHSGIFDPHNILAVTFTNKAASEMRSRLRDLGVRPVNARTFHSAALSQLRHFWPQAIGGYVPEIKESKLALVSGAAASLGFETSKPAIRDFAAEIEWSKVTLCPPEEYVERATQQQRDYVAGTTYQDIAHLISRYEDVKAERGVIDFEDVILLLIGMMRDEPEIASIIRHQYRHFVVDEFQDVSPMQYRLLQLWLGDRRDLCVVGDVAQTIYSFAGAQSTYLSQFSQHFPQASIVTLHRDYRSTPQIVDLANTVIGHQDVPGAVHLTSMLPSGRPVKFDAYADDTDEANHIAGKILSLVNDGLKYSDIAILYRTNAQSVAFETALTEAGIPVSIKDAERFFQRKDVKEAMVTLRSIARLPQHKGLEDTVIDALKQVGWRPEPPVGHGAIRERWDALNTLREIAAAMEEKRDASVEEFLAEMAERAEMMNEPVSNSVTLASLHAAKGLEWQAVFLAGMSEGLMPISLAKGITGIEEERRLLYVGITRAQHDLFISYARGNSGRADRKRSRFLDDVWPQELSRATQARKKSAQQAQEFDLYHSEDKELLAELFRWRQRVADEAQRQPYVIFHESVLRDIAINKPRNLVELGKIKGIGTIKLSNFGEDILEIIHRTSIGSGRG, encoded by the coding sequence ATGTATGCGGATAAGTTATTGGAGTCTTTAGATCCAGATCAGCAAGAAGTTGCGCGTCATGTCACCGGCCCGATGGCAGTACTTGCAGGTGCTGGTACTGGAAAAACTCGCGCTATTACCCACCGTATTGCTTATGCAGTACACAGTGGCATATTTGATCCGCACAATATTCTAGCTGTCACATTCACCAATAAAGCTGCGTCAGAAATGCGTTCTCGGCTTCGTGATTTAGGAGTACGTCCGGTGAATGCACGAACATTTCATTCGGCTGCATTATCGCAACTACGTCATTTTTGGCCACAGGCGATAGGTGGGTATGTGCCAGAAATCAAAGAATCAAAACTAGCGTTAGTTTCGGGTGCTGCAGCATCGCTAGGATTTGAAACAAGCAAGCCAGCCATCAGAGATTTTGCTGCGGAAATCGAATGGTCGAAGGTTACGTTATGCCCGCCAGAAGAATATGTTGAACGCGCTACGCAACAGCAACGTGATTATGTTGCCGGAACAACCTATCAAGATATTGCTCATCTGATTTCACGATATGAAGATGTGAAAGCCGAACGTGGGGTTATTGATTTTGAAGATGTCATTTTGTTGCTTATTGGCATGATGCGGGACGAACCAGAAATTGCTTCAATTATTCGCCATCAGTATCGGCATTTTGTTGTTGACGAATTCCAAGACGTTTCTCCCATGCAATATCGGCTTTTGCAGTTGTGGCTTGGAGACCGGCGAGACTTGTGCGTCGTCGGTGATGTTGCGCAGACCATTTACTCATTTGCTGGTGCACAATCAACCTATCTTTCACAGTTTTCACAGCATTTTCCGCAAGCTAGCATCGTGACACTTCATCGTGATTACCGCTCTACTCCGCAGATTGTGGATCTAGCAAATACTGTTATTGGGCACCAAGATGTTCCTGGAGCAGTTCATCTCACATCAATGCTCCCATCTGGAAGGCCGGTAAAATTTGATGCCTATGCTGATGACACTGATGAGGCTAACCATATCGCCGGTAAGATTCTCTCGCTGGTAAATGACGGATTGAAATATTCAGATATTGCTATTTTATATCGTACTAATGCTCAATCAGTGGCGTTTGAAACAGCACTAACAGAAGCTGGAATACCAGTATCAATTAAAGATGCTGAACGCTTCTTTCAACGCAAAGATGTTAAAGAAGCAATGGTTACGTTGCGTTCTATTGCTCGTCTCCCGCAACACAAGGGGCTTGAGGACACCGTGATTGATGCACTTAAACAAGTTGGTTGGCGGCCAGAACCTCCGGTTGGACACGGAGCCATACGGGAGCGGTGGGATGCATTAAACACATTACGTGAAATTGCTGCTGCTATGGAAGAAAAACGGGACGCTTCAGTAGAAGAGTTTTTAGCGGAAATGGCTGAGCGAGCTGAAATGATGAATGAACCGGTATCAAATTCGGTTACGTTAGCCTCGTTGCACGCCGCCAAAGGACTAGAATGGCAAGCAGTATTTTTGGCAGGCATGAGTGAAGGTTTGATGCCTATTTCATTAGCGAAAGGCATAACTGGGATCGAAGAAGAGCGACGGTTACTATACGTCGGAATAACTCGTGCGCAACATGACTTATTTATCTCCTATGCTCGCGGTAATAGTGGGCGTGCAGATCGTAAGCGCTCGCGGTTTTTAGATGACGTCTGGCCACAAGAACTATCTCGGGCAACTCAAGCAAGAAAGAAATCAGCGCAGCAAGCCCAAGAATTCGATCTCTACCACAGTGAAGACAAAGAACTGTTAGCAGAACTTTTTCGATGGCGCCAACGTGTAGCTGATGAAGCTCAGCGTCAGCCTTATGTCATTTTCCACGAATCCGTTCTGCGTGACATAGCTATTAACAAGCCGCGCAATCTTGTTGAACTTGGAAAAATAAAAGGGATAGGAACAATTAAACTATCCAATTTTGGGGAAGATATTTTAGAGATTATTCATCGAACATCAATCGGTTCTGGCCGAGGCTGA
- a CDS encoding zinc-dependent metalloprotease, which produces MAEHNDEQWEEMLRAIMGDSADEVIRSMKDSGMDPSALGVPMSPDQFQAVTAQLKAMLGSHGQGPVNWKIAEEVARDTIVRSHMDSLSAADGDKVRSALSVASLWLDAVTGIDPTTGPNLAWTRLDWVAHSLPTFRKLLDPLGANISRAFGDVMRQQLEQLPPKMSGMIGDPSTLLTNMVSSFLGIQYGTALAQLAVSSFGTADIGLPLMEGSSAALVNANIVDFAADLDISLDDVRMYIAVREAGAARLFTSVPWLRSRIIDTVTEFARGIEIDMESIEQQARELDLSNPQAMNDIDFSGVFSLEQSAAQKDALARLEHLLSLIDGWVSAVSARAVLAYIPHAPALREMFARRNATSHPAKAVWGAQLGVELAPRDLRAAVAFWDRATTERGDEGRDALWSHPDLLPSAEQLHDLDSFFSPQAAAIEDELDSFLAQLLDSEDDSPSEDQSK; this is translated from the coding sequence ATGGCCGAGCATAATGATGAGCAGTGGGAAGAAATGCTGCGAGCGATTATGGGCGATTCTGCCGATGAGGTTATTCGCTCCATGAAAGATTCTGGGATGGATCCATCTGCTCTTGGAGTGCCGATGAGCCCCGATCAATTCCAGGCAGTTACTGCTCAGTTGAAAGCTATGCTTGGATCTCATGGCCAAGGTCCGGTTAACTGGAAGATTGCTGAAGAAGTTGCCCGCGATACGATTGTCCGTTCCCATATGGATAGTTTGTCTGCCGCTGATGGCGATAAAGTTCGTTCAGCTTTGTCAGTTGCCTCGCTGTGGCTTGATGCGGTCACGGGTATTGATCCGACGACGGGACCGAACCTTGCGTGGACGCGCCTAGATTGGGTAGCACATTCATTACCGACTTTCCGCAAGCTTCTAGACCCGCTTGGTGCAAATATTAGCCGCGCATTTGGTGATGTGATGCGCCAGCAACTAGAACAACTTCCGCCAAAGATGTCTGGAATGATAGGCGATCCAAGTACGTTGCTAACCAATATGGTCTCATCGTTCTTGGGTATTCAATATGGTACTGCCCTAGCTCAGCTAGCAGTGTCTTCTTTTGGAACAGCAGATATTGGCTTACCGCTGATGGAAGGTTCTTCGGCCGCCTTAGTCAATGCCAACATTGTTGATTTTGCTGCCGATCTTGATATTTCGCTCGATGACGTGCGGATGTATATTGCCGTTCGCGAAGCTGGCGCGGCTCGTCTCTTTACCTCAGTTCCTTGGTTACGTTCTCGCATTATTGATACGGTTACTGAGTTTGCTCGAGGTATTGAGATTGATATGGAATCAATCGAACAGCAAGCTCGCGAACTTGATTTGAGCAATCCGCAAGCGATGAATGATATAGATTTCAGTGGAGTTTTTTCACTTGAACAATCAGCGGCTCAAAAAGATGCACTCGCACGGCTAGAACATCTTTTGTCGCTCATTGATGGCTGGGTTTCTGCGGTATCGGCTCGTGCAGTTCTCGCCTATATTCCGCATGCTCCTGCCTTACGCGAAATGTTTGCGCGCCGAAATGCTACATCACATCCAGCTAAAGCTGTTTGGGGTGCTCAGCTTGGCGTTGAATTAGCGCCACGTGATCTTCGGGCGGCTGTGGCTTTCTGGGATCGGGCAACCACCGAACGTGGCGACGAAGGCCGCGATGCGTTATGGTCCCACCCTGATTTACTTCCATCAGCAGAGCAGTTGCACGATCTTGATTCATTTTTCTCGCCTCAAGCAGCTGCTATTGAAGATGAACTGGATTCTTTCTTAGCTCAGTTACTTGACAGTGAGGATGATAGTCCATCTGAAGATCAGAGCAAATAA
- a CDS encoding YlbL family protein, with the protein MKKVTWPGKSPAIPATIFGMFLVAALAMPTSFIVMAPGPADEVTASYEGQRIVEVNGEETYPSDTHLYMTTVSAYGNADSGASGGVVVSALFDSAARIVPVRALYAPQENSEEVSLRDQQMMDSSQDTAAAVAMERAGLDVHMTLAIVGNTNKDVKFHEGDIITAVKTPTMDEPQKIATFSQLSTLLSTVDPGTDITVSILRDGQEMEESVTTVARQPEFDGTVKPGSMMGVFISVTDVSLPAQASYIIDGIGGPSAGNIFSLAIYDQLTPGSLGGDHRIAGTGALSWDGTIQPIGGIAQKLVGARGAGAQDFLAPAANCVETHGKVPEGLHVWAVRTIDDSISAVKAIGEGKTSELTPCSAVSAPRIPIQ; encoded by the coding sequence GTGAAAAAAGTGACGTGGCCGGGAAAATCACCGGCAATTCCCGCAACTATCTTCGGAATGTTCCTCGTAGCCGCACTTGCGATGCCAACAAGTTTTATTGTCATGGCTCCTGGTCCAGCAGACGAAGTAACTGCTTCTTATGAAGGCCAACGCATCGTCGAAGTAAATGGAGAAGAAACATACCCCTCAGATACTCATCTCTACATGACAACAGTCTCGGCATATGGGAACGCGGATTCTGGGGCCAGTGGCGGGGTAGTAGTATCGGCACTTTTCGATTCAGCAGCTCGTATTGTTCCAGTTCGCGCATTGTATGCTCCACAAGAAAATAGTGAAGAAGTGTCATTGCGCGATCAGCAAATGATGGACTCTTCGCAAGATACCGCCGCTGCCGTTGCTATGGAACGCGCTGGGCTCGATGTGCATATGACTCTTGCTATCGTGGGAAACACGAATAAAGATGTGAAATTCCATGAAGGTGACATCATTACCGCTGTGAAAACTCCAACGATGGACGAACCACAGAAAATCGCAACATTTAGCCAACTGTCAACATTATTATCAACCGTCGATCCAGGAACAGATATTACTGTCAGCATTCTGCGAGATGGACAAGAAATGGAAGAATCTGTGACAACGGTTGCGCGCCAGCCAGAATTTGATGGGACAGTGAAGCCAGGATCGATGATGGGTGTGTTTATTTCCGTCACTGACGTCAGCTTGCCGGCTCAAGCCTCCTACATCATTGATGGTATTGGTGGGCCGAGTGCTGGAAATATTTTTTCACTAGCAATTTATGATCAGCTCACTCCAGGATCTTTAGGTGGTGACCATCGCATCGCTGGAACCGGTGCACTTTCATGGGATGGTACGATTCAGCCTATCGGTGGAATAGCTCAGAAACTAGTGGGTGCTCGTGGCGCAGGGGCGCAAGATTTTCTGGCACCAGCAGCCAATTGTGTGGAGACCCACGGGAAAGTACCAGAGGGCCTTCATGTGTGGGCAGTGCGCACTATTGACGATTCGATTAGCGCAGTTAAAGCGATTGGTGAGGGTAAAACGAGCGAACTGACACCGTGTTCTGCAGTTTCAGCTCCGCGTATCCCAATTCAGTAA
- a CDS encoding PPA1309 family protein — MTNELSTQQKSLRDATLDIERHVATGGWNGPIRMFALVRAQAALAKNPELANELPADVHAQSITDPAVLFSVEQEDLPPASSLEELLGQIIWPPEVDGAAISAERIVLPPSAEADIPEDDDEAMAFLQHHPQREDVRMVVAVLREGITWSVIRMRSHDSDNDVLSGENLVEGLTAALQATFDDTLR; from the coding sequence ATGACTAATGAACTTTCTACGCAACAAAAATCTTTACGCGATGCCACATTGGATATTGAACGCCATGTTGCTACTGGTGGCTGGAATGGCCCGATCCGCATGTTCGCACTCGTCCGAGCTCAAGCCGCACTCGCAAAAAATCCCGAACTTGCTAACGAATTACCAGCTGATGTGCACGCCCAATCGATCACCGATCCAGCTGTGTTGTTTTCCGTAGAACAAGAAGATCTGCCACCTGCCTCGTCCCTCGAAGAACTCCTTGGCCAGATTATCTGGCCACCAGAGGTAGATGGTGCAGCAATTTCGGCAGAACGAATCGTTTTACCGCCGTCGGCAGAAGCCGATATTCCCGAAGACGACGATGAAGCCATGGCCTTTTTACAACACCATCCACAACGTGAAGACGTACGCATGGTTGTTGCCGTCTTGCGTGAGGGGATAACTTGGAGCGTTATCCGGATGCGTTCACATGATTCAGACAACGATGTATTATCTGGCGAAAACCTGGTTGAAGGCTTAACTGCGGCCCTCCAAGCCACGTTCGATGACACGCTGAGATAA